A genome region from Chloroflexota bacterium includes the following:
- a CDS encoding MmgE/PrpD family protein, producing MGITSELVEFCASIKYEDISLEIVDRVKYHCLDFLGVAIRGSLVESSKTVYRLVKDIGLSPGGTVIIGTDMSAAPQYAALANGTSAHSLELDDLHNESSAHPAVAIFPAAFAVGELIDCGGKRFIEGVIAGYEVMTRLGKALNPANHYARGFHPTGTCGVFGAAAAASKILELDQEQTINSLGIAGSQAAGSMEFLADGSWTKRLHAGWAAHNGVIAALLAERGFNGPATIIEGRFGFLHAYSDGADPDRVLADLGKPFEIMRTSIKPHACCRYKQGPIDGILRIMRENNLKPEEVKQVTLGILKAGFPIVAEPEELKYNPKTLVDAQFSMPFGAAVAILYGKASLNEYTQENIESPRIKEMMGRVSCVEDPGLETVFPRQWPASVELVTEDGRRFSTRIDYPKGDTENPLTWEELLGKFDDLTSTIYPAERRKKIVTRVQALEQEPSIKGFCRLVTA from the coding sequence ATGGGTATTACCAGTGAGCTGGTGGAGTTTTGCGCCAGCATTAAGTATGAAGATATTTCTCTGGAAATAGTCGATAGAGTTAAATACCATTGTCTGGATTTTCTTGGTGTCGCCATCCGGGGTTCCCTTGTTGAGTCGAGCAAAACTGTGTATCGTCTCGTCAAGGATATCGGACTAAGCCCAGGAGGCACGGTAATTATCGGGACTGATATGAGCGCGGCTCCCCAATATGCGGCGCTGGCCAACGGCACATCAGCTCACTCGCTGGAATTGGACGACCTGCATAATGAATCGTCTGCCCACCCCGCAGTTGCTATATTCCCGGCGGCCTTCGCTGTCGGCGAACTCATTGACTGCGGCGGGAAAAGGTTTATCGAAGGAGTAATTGCAGGTTATGAGGTCATGACCAGGCTGGGCAAGGCTTTGAATCCGGCCAATCATTATGCCCGGGGATTTCACCCAACGGGAACATGCGGTGTCTTTGGAGCTGCCGCCGCTGCCTCCAAAATACTTGAACTGGACCAGGAACAGACGATTAATAGTCTGGGCATTGCTGGAAGCCAGGCGGCGGGTTCTATGGAATTCCTGGCCGACGGTTCCTGGACCAAGCGATTGCACGCCGGGTGGGCTGCCCACAATGGAGTAATCGCGGCTCTGCTGGCAGAGAGGGGATTTAATGGGCCCGCCACGATAATTGAGGGGAGATTTGGTTTCCTGCATGCATATTCCGATGGCGCTGACCCTGACAGGGTTCTGGCGGATTTGGGGAAGCCTTTTGAAATCATGAGAACGAGTATCAAGCCCCATGCCTGCTGTCGTTACAAGCAGGGCCCGATAGACGGTATTTTGCGTATTATGAGGGAGAATAACCTGAAACCGGAGGAGGTAAAGCAGGTAACTCTGGGAATATTGAAAGCGGGGTTCCCCATAGTTGCTGAGCCTGAGGAATTGAAGTACAATCCCAAGACGCTGGTTGACGCCCAGTTCAGCATGCCCTTTGGAGCAGCCGTTGCCATACTTTATGGCAAAGCCTCCTTGAACGAATATACTCAGGAGAATATAGAATCCCCCAGAATCAAAGAGATGATGGGGCGCGTTTCCTGCGTGGAAGACCCCGGGCTGGAAACGGTCTTCCCCAGGCAGTGGCCAGCCAGCGTGGAGCTGGTGACTGAAGACGGACGAAGGTTCTCGACCAGGATTGATTATCCTAAGGGAGACACGGAAAACCCGCTGACCTGGGAAGAACTGCTCGGTAAGTTCGACGACCTGACATCAACTATTTACCCTGCGGAGAGAAGGAAGAAGATAGTTACGCGGG
- a CDS encoding 4Fe-4S dicluster domain-containing protein produces MSSQFSIKVLRYDSRLDNEPHYEEYSVDHYESMRISHAIDNVNLKHGANIAWRLSCREFLCGICTVMANGKPTLACKAPVENGMVLEPLPYFPVTKDLVIDRDIAERRFQELRPWLNRDDDISQIEMKASQSEVLPAREMSQCLGCLACLVVCPVIKEGWETFVGPMYQVHLAKSAFNPLDTAKRVAEAAQYGLFNCTQCGACTDICPKGINIPEKAIGQLRSLFLGEEEIPPSIKEVTDNIGRKSNPFGKEAKWHWANGLDLPKTGDTVLFAGCLSSLERGDTLKAAVALLRKLGIEVAYYADDEPCCGAPLLNTGNEERFRENARDLARRFQAGGARTVITGCAECYKVLTLDYPKHLPTIEMPGVKHISQVITEAKDKLGVLRRKMPETRITYHDPCRLGRDCGIYRAPREVIGAVKGIELCEMAKTGAESFCCGAGGGVKLVNNDLAIALGKERIKQARETGSSVIVSACPWCEQNLIDSARDSDDLRIMDIIDFIAENL; encoded by the coding sequence GTGAGCAGCCAGTTCTCGATAAAGGTGCTTCGCTATGATTCCCGGCTGGACAACGAGCCTCACTATGAGGAGTACTCTGTTGACCATTATGAGAGCATGAGAATATCTCATGCCATAGATAATGTCAATCTGAAACATGGGGCAAACATAGCCTGGCGATTGTCCTGCCGAGAATTTCTATGTGGCATCTGCACCGTAATGGCCAATGGAAAACCCACTTTAGCCTGCAAAGCGCCGGTGGAGAATGGCATGGTTCTGGAGCCCCTGCCCTATTTCCCGGTGACAAAGGACCTGGTGATTGACCGGGATATCGCCGAGAGACGGTTTCAGGAACTCAGGCCATGGCTGAATCGTGACGACGATATCTCCCAAATAGAGATGAAAGCGTCTCAGTCCGAGGTATTGCCTGCCAGGGAGATGTCCCAGTGCCTTGGTTGCCTGGCTTGCCTGGTGGTGTGCCCGGTGATTAAGGAGGGGTGGGAGACTTTCGTTGGTCCAATGTACCAGGTGCATCTGGCGAAATCGGCCTTTAATCCGTTGGATACCGCAAAGAGGGTGGCCGAGGCAGCTCAATACGGCCTGTTTAACTGTACCCAGTGTGGCGCCTGCACCGACATATGCCCAAAGGGAATCAATATCCCGGAAAAGGCTATAGGACAGCTCCGGTCACTGTTCCTTGGAGAGGAAGAGATTCCCCCGTCCATAAAAGAGGTAACCGATAACATCGGGCGGAAATCCAATCCCTTCGGGAAGGAGGCAAAGTGGCACTGGGCAAATGGGCTGGACCTGCCCAAAACCGGGGATACGGTGCTCTTTGCCGGTTGTCTCTCGTCCCTGGAACGAGGCGACACACTGAAGGCAGCGGTAGCGCTATTGAGAAAACTGGGGATTGAGGTTGCCTACTATGCTGATGATGAACCGTGTTGCGGTGCCCCACTCCTGAACACGGGTAACGAGGAAAGGTTCAGGGAAAACGCCCGGGACCTTGCGCGCAGGTTCCAGGCGGGAGGAGCCAGGACAGTCATCACCGGCTGTGCTGAATGTTATAAGGTGTTGACTTTAGACTACCCGAAACACTTGCCCACCATAGAAATGCCCGGGGTAAAGCATATTTCGCAGGTCATCACTGAAGCCAAAGACAAATTGGGCGTTCTCCGCAGGAAGATGCCGGAGACCAGGATAACATACCATGACCCGTGTCGATTGGGGAGAGATTGCGGGATTTATCGTGCGCCGCGAGAGGTTATCGGCGCTGTCAAGGGGATTGAGCTCTGTGAAATGGCAAAGACCGGGGCCGAATCGTTCTGCTGCGGTGCTGGCGGTGGTGTAAAGCTAGTCAATAACGATTTGGCAATAGCCCTGGGAAAAGAAAGGATTAAACAGGCCAGGGAAACCGGTAGCTCAGTGATTGTATCCGCCTGTCCCTGGTGTGAACAGAACCTTATAGACAGTGCCCGGGACAGCGATGACCTCAGGATAATGGATATAATAGACTTTATAGCTGAAAATCTTTGA
- a CDS encoding FAD-binding protein yields MIIRNAPVIETDVLIVGGGGAAARSAIAADSMGAKTHMVVKGVFGYSGCTPIAMGGYAAVFGSADSRDNWEAHFRDTCIGGGLLNNQKLVEILCHNAPDRFKELESYGSLFDRDDNRRYFQRQLGGHSYPRTCISGDRTGGEMMRGLCCEVLRRQIRVTNDCMVLKLLVEDERVIGCVAYDMRKGSFLVFKAKAVILASGGSGQIFKYCIAPSGKVGDANRMALEVGAELVDMEVFQFHPTSYIAPESMAGLLITEAVRGEGGRLYNVHGERFMERYNPQQLELACRDFTSRCIYFEVQEGRGTEHGGVYLSVTHLPASVIEERLNTILMRGLNDGLDIRKEPVIVYPSSHYQDGGIRVDTNWESTKVKNLYACGESVGGVHGGNRLGSNSLPDLLVSGKIAGEAAARTALSGKYGKINEASFNEELARVEKEISNVVGTDNGINPMAIRNEIKELTWDYVGIARTEEKLKHALDTLNDIKENRLPRIGNGTGAYNTNFIEAMDVRSMIVSAEVMARAALIRKESRCGHFREDYPLPDKDWTLNIVIHQDEDGQYVLTKAPIVKTRLDPDEVELPAFPVSGKIEG; encoded by the coding sequence ATGATAATAAGGAACGCTCCCGTTATAGAGACCGATGTATTGATAGTTGGCGGAGGTGGAGCCGCTGCCCGGTCTGCAATTGCCGCTGATTCGATGGGGGCTAAGACCCATATGGTAGTGAAGGGGGTTTTCGGCTACAGCGGCTGTACGCCAATAGCCATGGGAGGCTACGCCGCCGTCTTCGGCAGCGCTGATTCCAGGGATAACTGGGAAGCCCATTTCCGGGATACGTGTATCGGCGGGGGTCTGCTCAATAACCAGAAGCTGGTAGAAATCCTGTGTCATAACGCCCCAGACCGATTCAAGGAACTGGAAAGCTATGGCTCCCTTTTTGACAGAGATGATAACCGGAGGTATTTTCAGCGACAGCTCGGGGGGCATTCCTATCCCAGGACCTGTATCAGTGGCGACCGGACTGGTGGGGAGATGATGCGCGGGCTCTGCTGCGAGGTGCTCAGAAGGCAAATCAGGGTCACCAATGATTGCATGGTGTTAAAACTGCTCGTGGAGGACGAAAGAGTTATCGGTTGTGTTGCCTATGATATGAGAAAGGGAAGCTTTCTGGTATTTAAGGCCAAAGCTGTCATTCTTGCCTCTGGCGGGAGTGGTCAGATATTCAAGTATTGCATTGCCCCCTCCGGGAAAGTCGGTGATGCCAATAGAATGGCACTTGAGGTCGGAGCCGAACTGGTCGATATGGAGGTCTTCCAGTTCCATCCCACCAGTTACATTGCACCCGAGTCCATGGCCGGGCTTCTGATAACTGAGGCGGTGCGGGGTGAAGGTGGAAGACTTTACAACGTCCACGGCGAGCGATTCATGGAAAGATACAACCCGCAACAGCTGGAGCTTGCCTGCCGCGATTTTACCTCGCGGTGTATTTATTTTGAGGTGCAGGAGGGTCGAGGCACCGAACATGGCGGCGTTTACCTGAGCGTGACCCATCTGCCCGCCAGTGTTATCGAGGAAAGGCTGAACACCATATTGATGAGAGGGCTGAACGACGGTCTGGATATCAGGAAAGAGCCTGTCATTGTCTATCCGTCTTCTCATTATCAGGATGGCGGCATCAGGGTGGATACTAACTGGGAATCGACAAAGGTGAAGAATCTATACGCCTGCGGCGAGAGTGTCGGCGGGGTGCATGGTGGCAATCGCCTCGGTTCCAATTCGCTGCCCGACTTGCTGGTATCGGGGAAGATTGCCGGTGAAGCAGCCGCCCGGACAGCTCTGTCAGGAAAATACGGTAAAATCAATGAAGCCAGCTTCAACGAGGAACTTGCCAGAGTTGAGAAGGAGATATCGAATGTTGTGGGGACAGATAACGGGATAAATCCAATGGCAATCAGAAATGAGATAAAAGAGCTAACCTGGGACTACGTGGGAATTGCCCGAACTGAAGAAAAGCTCAAGCATGCCCTCGATACCCTTAATGATATCAAGGAGAACCGCTTACCGCGAATCGGAAATGGAACCGGCGCTTACAACACGAACTTCATCGAAGCCATGGACGTTCGGAGTATGATTGTATCTGCGGAAGTGATGGCGAGAGCAGCACTGATAAGGAAAGAAAGCCGATGCGGCCATTTCAGGGAGGATTATCCCCTCCCGGACAAGGACTGGACGCTGAACATAGTCATTCATCAGGATGAGGATGGTCAATACGTTCTGACCAAGGCTCCGATTGTGAAAACGCGACTTGACCCTGACGAGGTGGAATTACCGGCGTTCCCCGTATCCGGAAAGATTGAGGGGTAG
- a CDS encoding VOC family protein: protein MESHGEGINHIAFIVDDIEEATSIMVEAGFKVISSSKNEGGGGMAFFDTDKVGGVIIEMEELPPHLNEDPYWGLKPWGE, encoded by the coding sequence TTGGAGAGCCACGGTGAAGGCATCAACCACATAGCCTTCATTGTGGATGACATCGAAGAAGCGACTTCTATAATGGTTGAGGCAGGGTTTAAGGTAATCTCCAGTTCAAAAAATGAAGGTGGCGGTGGCATGGCTTTTTTTGATACTGACAAGGTCGGCGGTGTTATTATTGAGATGGAGGAGCTACCACCTCACCTTAATGAAGATCCATATTGGGGCCTTAAACCATGGGGCGAATAA
- a CDS encoding zinc-ribbon domain-containing protein → MAKEADMQLSCRQCGKEFILTMAEQEFYEMKGFNLPTRCKECRASKQVKVQPLACSQCGTELDKGTSIYCINCLQTAHFELEKENKQVKMANSAARSKLEASESQKAEFAELLRQKEQEAAGLEEKVISLTEDLDKAQQFYAASGWLQPVLNDIETRLGGLERAQSDITQKVLRTIQVMQERYDNLGVVDVIKRNIRQGIKEEA, encoded by the coding sequence ATGGCCAAGGAAGCTGATATGCAGTTGAGCTGCCGTCAGTGTGGTAAAGAATTCATCTTGACCATGGCCGAGCAGGAGTTCTACGAGATGAAAGGTTTCAACCTGCCCACGCGGTGCAAGGAGTGCCGCGCCAGTAAACAGGTCAAAGTACAACCCCTCGCATGCTCTCAGTGTGGCACAGAACTGGATAAAGGGACATCCATTTACTGTATCAATTGCCTGCAAACCGCGCATTTCGAGCTGGAGAAAGAAAACAAGCAGGTAAAGATGGCCAACAGTGCTGCCCGCAGCAAGTTGGAAGCGAGCGAATCGCAGAAGGCGGAATTTGCCGAGTTACTCCGGCAGAAAGAGCAAGAGGCGGCCGGGCTGGAGGAGAAGGTCATAAGCCTGACGGAAGACCTTGATAAAGCGCAGCAGTTTTACGCCGCTTCAGGCTGGCTGCAGCCGGTGTTAAACGACATTGAGACGCGGCTCGGGGGGCTGGAGCGGGCACAGAGCGATATAACACAGAAAGTGCTCCGGACTATCCAGGTTATGCAGGAACGCTATGACAACTTGGGAGTTGTGGACGTAATAAAGCGCAACATAAGGCAGGGTATCAAGGAAGAAGCATAA
- a CDS encoding mandelate racemase/muconate lactonizing enzyme family protein, whose amino-acid sequence MKITGVTTYVLEELLEDKAFGWSQWVTDRRQTALCVVSTDEGIDGVGEAMYVGGPARIATTMINDAYAPLLAGADPFQSSVIWDFLYNRTRDQGQKGLPVCALSAIDIALWDIKGKALGMPVYKLLGGGYRHRAHVYATGLYEPQHVPSIKDALVEEALGYKKAGFSAMKLKVGYGIDTDMEYVRAVREAIGHEMRLMVDANHAYNAAEAIQLARQMEAYNVYWLEEPVPPEDIDGYVEVKGKSNILIAGGECEYTRFGFRELITRRAVDILQPDLCAAGGFTEMMRILALASAWNVPVIPHVWGTNVGLAAALQLFAVLPNFPERRFPAEPLFEYDRSPHPFRDKVTHEQFVMKEGYLDIPERPGLGVTLDMDYVQEQAIS is encoded by the coding sequence ATGAAAATAACCGGTGTCACTACCTATGTGCTGGAAGAGCTGCTGGAGGACAAGGCATTTGGCTGGTCGCAGTGGGTGACCGACCGACGCCAGACGGCCCTGTGTGTGGTTTCCACCGATGAGGGAATCGATGGTGTGGGGGAAGCGATGTATGTCGGCGGGCCAGCCAGGATAGCCACCACCATGATAAACGATGCCTATGCACCGCTGCTGGCCGGGGCGGACCCCTTTCAGAGCAGTGTCATATGGGATTTCCTATACAACCGGACAAGGGACCAGGGACAGAAGGGACTGCCCGTCTGTGCCCTCAGCGCCATCGATATCGCCCTCTGGGATATCAAAGGGAAAGCGCTCGGTATGCCCGTCTACAAACTGCTGGGCGGAGGCTATCGCCATCGGGCACATGTCTACGCTACCGGTCTCTATGAACCGCAGCATGTGCCCAGTATAAAAGATGCACTCGTGGAAGAGGCACTTGGCTACAAGAAGGCTGGCTTCTCGGCGATGAAACTCAAGGTCGGCTATGGAATTGACACCGATATGGAATACGTTCGAGCGGTGAGGGAAGCCATTGGCCATGAAATGAGGCTGATGGTTGATGCCAATCATGCCTACAATGCGGCGGAAGCGATCCAGCTGGCCCGCCAGATGGAAGCCTATAATGTATACTGGCTGGAGGAACCGGTGCCGCCGGAAGACATTGATGGCTACGTGGAGGTGAAAGGGAAGTCCAACATCCTCATCGCCGGTGGCGAGTGCGAATATACGCGGTTCGGTTTCCGTGAACTCATTACCCGGCGTGCTGTGGATATATTGCAACCCGACCTCTGCGCCGCCGGCGGATTCACCGAGATGATGCGGATACTGGCGCTGGCCAGTGCCTGGAACGTGCCGGTTATTCCACACGTCTGGGGGACCAATGTCGGTCTGGCGGCCGCCCTGCAGTTATTTGCCGTCCTGCCCAACTTTCCCGAGCGCCGCTTCCCGGCCGAACCACTTTTTGAATATGACCGCTCCCCGCACCCCTTCCGCGACAAGGTTACGCACGAGCAGTTTGTTATGAAGGAAGGTTACCTTGATATCCCGGAACGACCCGGGCTCGGGGTGACGCTGGACATGGACTACGTTCAAGAGCAAGCTATCAGCTAG
- a CDS encoding mandelate racemase/muconate lactonizing enzyme family protein, protein MKVTDMVSTPLSVPLKWPFKNGFAVDRVNPVVVQLFTDEGLEGIGLAFTWNDQRVKSLKACIDDLKETVVGQDIFRWAEAWQKLWNDTRWMGHQGYPIYALSAIDTALWDLRAKAAGMPVARLLGGYRDEVPVYASHLLFCNWSIDELQKDAASLVKQGFRAMKMNMGNKPFQVELERLKAVREVVGDDIDIMVDVNWVWTVPQAVQMGRELERYHVYWLEDPLPSNDPADWALVTSALGLRVAGGETLSSKHDFRRVFENKALDVLMPDLQRVGGVTEWMKVAAMAEAWNLPVASHVFHEFSAHLVAAIPNGLIVEYMPWWDFIYQEPLPLKDGYIRIPDKPGFGLELNPDIVQKYAMK, encoded by the coding sequence ATGAAAGTCACCGATATGGTCAGCACCCCGCTGTCGGTACCGCTCAAGTGGCCATTTAAGAACGGTTTTGCCGTCGACAGGGTCAATCCGGTGGTGGTTCAACTTTTCACCGATGAAGGACTGGAAGGGATTGGCCTGGCTTTCACCTGGAATGACCAGCGTGTGAAATCGCTGAAAGCCTGCATTGACGACCTGAAAGAGACCGTAGTGGGGCAGGATATATTCCGCTGGGCCGAGGCCTGGCAGAAACTCTGGAATGATACCAGGTGGATGGGGCATCAGGGGTATCCCATCTATGCCCTTTCCGCCATCGATACCGCGCTCTGGGACCTGCGGGCGAAAGCCGCTGGCATGCCGGTTGCCCGTTTGCTCGGCGGATACCGTGATGAAGTGCCCGTATATGCCAGCCACCTTCTATTTTGCAACTGGAGCATTGACGAATTGCAGAAAGATGCGGCTTCCCTGGTGAAGCAGGGCTTCCGCGCCATGAAAATGAACATGGGCAATAAACCGTTCCAGGTTGAGCTGGAAAGGCTGAAGGCGGTGAGAGAGGTGGTGGGGGACGACATTGATATAATGGTTGACGTGAACTGGGTGTGGACGGTGCCCCAGGCAGTTCAGATGGGGCGAGAGCTTGAGAGGTACCACGTGTACTGGCTGGAAGACCCGCTGCCCAGCAACGACCCCGCGGACTGGGCCCTGGTCACCAGTGCCCTGGGCCTGAGGGTTGCCGGCGGTGAGACGCTCTCCAGCAAACACGATTTCCGCCGCGTGTTTGAGAACAAGGCGCTGGATGTGCTGATGCCGGACCTGCAGCGGGTTGGCGGGGTTACCGAATGGATGAAGGTGGCCGCGATGGCCGAGGCCTGGAATTTACCCGTGGCCAGCCACGTCTTCCACGAATTTTCCGCCCATCTGGTGGCCGCCATCCCGAACGGCCTCATCGTTGAATATATGCCCTGGTGGGATTTCATTTATCAGGAGCCGCTGCCACTCAAGGACGGCTATATCAGAATCCCCGATAAGCCAGGGTTTGGGCTGGAACTGAACCCGGATATTGTCCAGAAATACGCAATGAAATAG
- a CDS encoding DUF2520 domain-containing protein — translation MQKLGFIGAGPVGTAFAVNLSKLDYQIIGVFDVVKEAAQRFADDVTGCRVYDKAQELVDSADMVFITTPDDIIPRAAAELKWRTGQSAVHCSGASTVHSLDSAREQGAMVGAIHPCQTFAGREQAIANLPGSTFAIESEEPLKTTLTEIARALNGDLVYLTSEDKALYHAAACIACNYFCTLVDIATDLWQNFGKSKEEAAKAYIPLLQGAVNNIASIGFPGCLTGPIARGDVKTIQSHLVALEKHAPDILPLYRELGLKTIPIGIAKGTLNEDKAKELRSLLENKK, via the coding sequence GTGCAAAAGCTCGGGTTTATTGGCGCCGGACCGGTGGGCACTGCCTTTGCGGTAAACCTGTCGAAGCTCGACTATCAAATCATCGGTGTTTTTGATGTCGTCAAGGAGGCAGCGCAGCGATTTGCCGATGATGTCACCGGGTGCCGGGTCTATGACAAGGCTCAGGAGCTGGTCGATAGTGCCGATATGGTCTTTATCACCACTCCCGATGATATCATCCCCAGGGCCGCCGCCGAACTCAAGTGGCGCACCGGACAATCGGCCGTCCACTGCAGCGGCGCCAGCACAGTGCACTCATTGGACTCCGCCAGAGAACAGGGCGCCATGGTGGGCGCCATTCATCCCTGCCAGACCTTCGCCGGAAGGGAACAGGCCATCGCCAATCTGCCCGGTTCCACCTTCGCCATTGAATCCGAGGAGCCCTTGAAAACGACGCTCACCGAAATCGCCAGGGCACTGAACGGTGACCTGGTTTATCTCACCTCCGAGGATAAAGCCCTCTACCACGCCGCCGCCTGCATCGCCTGCAATTACTTTTGCACCCTGGTTGATATAGCCACCGACCTCTGGCAGAATTTCGGCAAGTCCAAAGAAGAGGCAGCCAAGGCGTACATCCCGCTCCTGCAAGGTGCGGTAAACAACATCGCCAGCATTGGCTTTCCCGGTTGCCTTACCGGGCCTATCGCCCGGGGGGATGTCAAGACGATACAAAGCCACCTCGTTGCGCTGGAAAAACACGCCCCTGATATACTGCCTCTCTACAGAGAGCTGGGGCTCAAGACCATACCCATTGGCATCGCCAAAGGCACCCTGAATGAGGACAAAGCCAAAGAACTGCGGTCTCTGCTCGAAAATAAAAAATAG
- the dgoD gene encoding galactonate dehydratase: MKVTGVKTYLYHGHFNWLLVKLETDEGIEGWGEATTQSSELATQAHVHTIGDNYLVGKDPRQIELHVSTLLRNSYWKPSFVIYSAISGLEMAMWDILGKSLNVPVYTLLGGACHPRLKMYHNGWWFGAKSHDDYARLARDMAAKGAKALKFDPMQGMDTFIDTKQFNRTVEAVRLVREAVGDDVELMIDVHGRLSPDNSIRLARAVEPYRPYWWEEPIPTDASLDDLARVAQSINIPVVAGERLYTRWGFRDLFEKRAASIINPDIARVGGILETKKVADMAHAYYISVNPHSASGPVLTAASIQMEAATPNFLIHEFFSIDLPFYEEVIKDPFPVITDNNYIELPTKPGLGIEIDEAALNRRPYKYVDLGAFWATHDDWREITGRK, translated from the coding sequence ATGAAAGTTACCGGGGTCAAGACCTATCTTTACCATGGGCACTTCAACTGGCTGCTGGTCAAGCTGGAGACGGACGAAGGCATCGAGGGCTGGGGTGAGGCGACCACCCAGTCTTCCGAACTTGCCACACAGGCCCATGTTCACACAATCGGCGATAATTACTTGGTCGGTAAAGACCCGCGGCAGATAGAGCTGCACGTCAGCACCCTGCTGCGGAACAGCTACTGGAAGCCGTCATTCGTGATATACAGCGCCATCAGCGGCCTTGAGATGGCCATGTGGGACATCCTTGGTAAAAGCCTCAACGTGCCCGTCTATACCCTGCTCGGTGGCGCCTGCCACCCTCGCCTCAAGATGTACCACAACGGATGGTGGTTCGGGGCCAAATCACACGATGACTATGCCAGGCTGGCCAGAGACATGGCGGCCAAAGGCGCCAAAGCACTTAAGTTCGACCCCATGCAGGGAATGGATACCTTTATTGATACCAAACAGTTCAATCGAACGGTCGAGGCAGTCCGCCTGGTCAGGGAGGCGGTCGGCGATGATGTTGAGCTGATGATAGACGTTCATGGCCGACTGAGCCCGGATAACTCTATCCGGCTGGCAAGGGCAGTGGAACCTTATCGCCCTTACTGGTGGGAGGAACCCATACCCACTGACGCCAGCCTGGACGACCTGGCCCGGGTCGCCCAGTCAATAAATATACCGGTCGTTGCCGGCGAGCGCCTTTATACCCGCTGGGGTTTCCGCGACCTGTTTGAGAAACGGGCGGCGTCAATTATAAACCCGGACATCGCCCGCGTGGGCGGCATCCTGGAAACCAAGAAGGTCGCTGACATGGCCCATGCCTATTACATAAGCGTCAACCCCCACAGCGCCAGCGGCCCGGTGCTCACCGCCGCCAGCATACAGATGGAAGCGGCCACGCCTAACTTTCTCATCCACGAATTTTTCTCCATCGACCTCCCGTTTTATGAGGAGGTAATTAAGGACCCATTCCCGGTGATAACAGATAATAATTACATAGAGTTGCCCACCAAGCCCGGGCTGGGGATAGAGATCGATGAGGCAGCGCTGAACAGACGACCCTACAAATATGTTGACCTGGGTGCCTTCTGGGCAACCCATGACGATTGGAGAGAAATTACCGGCCGTAAATAA
- a CDS encoding metallopeptidase family protein yields the protein MDRERFEWLVFKAVDDLPDEFRERMDNIDIVVQDKPTSSQLAEAGLRRSETLLGLYEGVPLTRRSRSYGMVPPDKITIFQKPIEARCRGDIEIQREVQRVVKHEIAHHFGIGDARLNQLERDK from the coding sequence ATGGACAGAGAACGGTTCGAGTGGCTCGTGTTCAAGGCCGTTGACGACCTGCCCGACGAGTTCCGTGAACGTATGGATAACATCGATATCGTGGTGCAGGACAAGCCGACATCCAGCCAGCTGGCCGAGGCCGGGCTGAGGCGCAGCGAAACCCTGCTGGGTCTCTACGAGGGTGTGCCCCTGACCCGGCGAAGCCGTTCTTACGGCATGGTGCCACCGGACAAAATCACCATTTTCCAGAAGCCGATTGAGGCCAGGTGCCGCGGTGATATTGAAATCCAGCGGGAAGTTCAACGCGTGGTGAAACATGAAATCGCGCACCACTTCGGCATTGGCGATGCCAGGCTGAACCAGCTGGAACGGGATAAATAA